Proteins from a single region of Dysosmobacter acutus:
- the deoD gene encoding purine-nucleoside phosphorylase gives MTKSSISASISVTDAEIAKVVLMPGDPLRAKHVAEHYLDNPVCFNTVRNMLGYTGTYRGKKISVMGSGMGIPSMGLYATELYNQFDVDAIIRIGSAGGLSDQVKLRDVVVAMAASTNSNYGAAYNMPGYLAPAASYDMLAHSVEAARKLNVNAVVGTVYTSDHFYYPRPEINQQLRDLGHLAVEMETAGLYWTAVGCHKKALSILTISDHLFTGEALSAEDRQESFHEMMEVALETAWQSVE, from the coding sequence ATGACAAAATCCTCCATTTCCGCCAGCATCTCCGTTACGGATGCGGAGATTGCCAAGGTCGTTCTGATGCCCGGCGATCCGCTGCGCGCCAAGCACGTGGCGGAGCACTATCTGGACAATCCCGTTTGCTTCAATACCGTCCGCAATATGCTGGGCTATACCGGCACCTATCGCGGCAAGAAGATCTCCGTCATGGGCAGCGGCATGGGCATTCCCTCCATGGGCCTCTATGCCACCGAGCTCTATAACCAGTTTGACGTGGACGCCATCATCCGCATCGGCTCCGCCGGCGGCCTGTCCGACCAGGTCAAGCTGCGGGACGTGGTCGTGGCCATGGCGGCTTCCACCAACTCCAACTATGGCGCGGCTTACAATATGCCCGGCTACCTGGCTCCCGCCGCAAGCTATGACATGCTGGCCCACAGCGTGGAAGCGGCCCGGAAGCTGAACGTCAACGCCGTGGTGGGCACGGTCTACACCTCCGACCATTTCTACTATCCCCGCCCGGAGATCAACCAGCAGCTGCGGGACCTGGGCCATCTGGCAGTGGAGATGGAGACCGCCGGCCTCTACTGGACCGCAGTGGGCTGCCACAAGAAGGCGCTGAGCATTCTGACCATTTCCGACCACCTCTTCACCGGGGAAGCCCTGTCTGCAGAGGACCGGCAGGAGTCCTTCCACGAGATGATGGAGGTTGCTCTGGAGACGGCCTGGCAGAGCGTCGAATAA